In Caldicellulosiruptor morganii, the following proteins share a genomic window:
- a CDS encoding SpoIIE family protein phosphatase, which produces MALERIEVLQFKRQGYKRSFKEDSKGLYLFGFEEYLILILAFLMGRCELFSTGFFSSSYIGSFKKKDYMYYLAAMFSIFGIISSLNRSLILKYAAKMLERDLKQDRGAAREIELELCKFGYNVKNVEFVQLEEYFRVEIELEDGFKTPRKKEIEDIVERIAGCEVEVVSEIPKQTGGYQLCLLKKPHINVDYAIFSKSRDNINGDRVCFLQLKDGKFLACISDGMGTGKSAAENSFIVIDALKKFTDLGFDRKVAIKFINSLLSMKSIEGFASVDIVCIDRFRSTCEFLKAGAMPAFIKRGSNVFEISSSSLPVGVEATSQFDYTVQKLQKGDMIFMCSDGLFDLLGEDGHRTFYEYLCSHEFLSTQSAGKQIFEWALSSAYAIRDDVTIIVLKVGGAGERRSDEKTA; this is translated from the coding sequence TTGGCTTTGGAAAGAATTGAAGTTTTGCAGTTTAAAAGGCAGGGTTACAAAAGATCATTTAAAGAGGATTCAAAAGGACTTTATTTATTCGGGTTTGAAGAGTATCTCATTTTGATTCTGGCATTTTTGATGGGAAGGTGTGAGCTTTTTTCGACAGGCTTTTTTTCGAGCTCCTACATAGGCAGCTTTAAGAAAAAGGATTATATGTATTATTTGGCAGCAATGTTTTCCATCTTTGGGATTATATCAAGCCTGAACAGGTCTCTGATACTAAAATATGCTGCAAAAATGCTTGAAAGAGATTTAAAGCAGGACAGAGGTGCTGCAAGGGAAATAGAGCTTGAACTTTGCAAGTTTGGATATAATGTGAAAAATGTTGAGTTTGTGCAGCTTGAGGAATATTTCCGGGTGGAGATTGAACTGGAGGATGGTTTTAAAACACCCCGTAAAAAGGAGATAGAGGACATTGTTGAAAGAATAGCAGGGTGTGAGGTTGAGGTTGTCTCGGAGATTCCAAAACAGACAGGCGGGTATCAGCTCTGCCTTTTGAAAAAACCACATATAAATGTGGACTATGCAATATTTTCAAAGAGCAGAGATAACATAAACGGTGACAGGGTGTGCTTTTTGCAGCTCAAGGATGGCAAGTTTTTAGCCTGCATCTCGGATGGTATGGGTACCGGTAAGTCTGCTGCTGAAAACAGTTTTATTGTAATAGATGCGTTAAAAAAGTTTACTGATTTGGGGTTTGACAGAAAGGTTGCCATAAAATTTATAAACTCTCTTCTTTCTATGAAAAGCATTGAAGGGTTTGCCTCGGTTGATATTGTTTGTATAGACAGGTTCAGGAGCACATGCGAATTTTTAAAGGCAGGTGCAATGCCTGCATTTATAAAACGAGGAAGCAATGTCTTTGAGATTTCTTCCAGCTCACTGCCGGTTGGGGTTGAAGCAACATCCCAGTTTGATTATACTGTTCAAAAACTTCAAAAAGGTGATATGATATTTATGTGTTCGGACGGACTTTTTGACCTGCTGGGGGAAGATGGTCATAGAACTTTTTATGAATATCTCTGTTCTCATGAATTTTTATCAACACAGAGTGCGGGAAAGCAGATCTTTGAATGGGCACTCTCCAGTGCTTATGCAATCCGGGACGATGTGACCATAATTGTTTTGAAAGTCGGGGGTGCAGGTGAAAGGAGAAGTGATGAGAAGACAGCTTAA
- the spoIID gene encoding stage II sporulation protein D, with protein MKGEVMRRQLKKAFLIDTIFMAAAVLLLLIANIAMALKNTAAQDDSSAFGFQTSGKENTEKSFLINSENAEKAGVAKAEIYINLLRKDTKKVERMSLEEYVVGAVAAEMPAEFPIEALKAQAVACRTYAMRKVARKLLHSGYERQKVYLCDDFAHCQAYIDKNQMKQKWGKNFTKYYQKLCSAVMATKGEVLVYNGEIIDCLFHAASGGRTEDAREVFGQSIPYLKSVVSRGEEACPKFSGEFYFSCDEFVKRLKSFYPNLKLSAKDIASQVKVLQRTNTQRVKMVKVGNIKISGEKFRQIFGLYSTEFWIYPQQSRIEIRTRGYGHGLGMSQWGAGYLARQGKSYKEILFYYYKNVKIYRVKLKV; from the coding sequence GTGAAAGGAGAAGTGATGAGAAGACAGCTTAAGAAGGCTTTTTTGATTGACACAATTTTTATGGCGGCTGCAGTGTTGCTTTTGCTGATTGCAAACATTGCTATGGCTTTAAAAAACACTGCCGCTCAAGATGACAGCAGCGCTTTTGGGTTTCAAACATCGGGTAAAGAAAATACAGAAAAAAGCTTTTTGATAAACTCTGAAAATGCTGAAAAAGCGGGAGTTGCAAAGGCAGAGATTTATATAAACCTGCTGAGAAAAGACACAAAAAAGGTTGAGAGGATGTCGCTTGAGGAGTATGTTGTGGGTGCTGTGGCTGCCGAGATGCCGGCTGAGTTTCCCATCGAAGCGCTGAAAGCTCAGGCTGTTGCGTGCAGAACCTATGCCATGCGTAAGGTTGCCAGAAAGCTTTTACATTCTGGATATGAAAGGCAGAAAGTTTATCTGTGTGATGATTTTGCACACTGCCAGGCATATATTGATAAAAATCAGATGAAACAGAAATGGGGTAAAAACTTTACAAAATATTACCAGAAACTCTGCTCTGCTGTGATGGCAACAAAAGGTGAGGTTCTTGTATACAATGGAGAGATTATAGATTGTCTTTTCCATGCAGCCTCTGGCGGCAGAACAGAGGATGCCAGAGAGGTGTTCGGACAGAGTATTCCATATTTAAAAAGTGTTGTTAGCCGCGGTGAAGAGGCTTGTCCAAAATTCAGTGGAGAGTTTTACTTTTCCTGTGATGAGTTTGTAAAAAGGCTAAAGAGTTTTTATCCCAACTTAAAATTGAGCGCAAAGGATATTGCATCGCAGGTTAAAGTTTTACAGAGGACAAACACGCAGAGGGTGAAGATGGTAAAAGTAGGAAATATTAAAATAAGCGGTGAAAAATTCAGACAAATTTTTGGACTTTATTCGACAGAGTTCTGGATATATCCGCAGCAAAGCAGGATTGAGATAAGGACAAGAGGTTACGGGCATGGTTTGGGTATGAGCCAGTGGGGAGCGGGTTACCTTGCAAGGCAGGGCAAGAGCTATAAAGAGATTCTATTTTATTACTATAAAAATGTGAAAATTTATAGGGTAAAATTAAAAGTATAA
- a CDS encoding DUF4097 family beta strand repeat-containing protein: MKLRILFALILVLSFLSGCRDQKASVREYSKEGRWEILNFDGRAFVLDSDNANVIIRGKKGTKEATIRYIKKVVWNADDKTDLKKEFSKSDLEKTFDDMEIKLENDLDRVYIKARAYSREAILENTLSNPKKSFEFEIYLPENSKIFVQNSNGNVSISKIQRGSIYIVNGKGNVTVTDAKASIEVKNGEGNVALDYISGNFSINNGNGNINLKVEKTGTFTVTGTKGNITAKVDALESSTMSSLITLGEGDINFFVGKDVKARIKVNAKGRLKSDFKMIRVSDYHYINIDSGINSIEIVNYKGNIRVAKDY, encoded by the coding sequence ATGAAACTTAGAATTCTCTTTGCACTTATTTTGGTTTTGTCTTTTCTAAGTGGCTGCAGAGACCAAAAAGCTTCTGTGAGGGAATATTCGAAAGAAGGAAGGTGGGAGATTCTAAATTTTGATGGCAGGGCATTTGTGCTTGACAGTGACAATGCAAATGTTATTATCAGAGGTAAAAAGGGGACAAAAGAAGCTACTATCAGATACATCAAAAAAGTAGTATGGAACGCTGATGACAAAACAGATCTTAAAAAAGAATTTTCAAAATCAGATCTTGAAAAGACCTTTGATGATATGGAGATAAAGCTTGAAAATGACCTTGACAGAGTATATATAAAAGCAAGAGCTTACAGCAGAGAGGCAATTTTGGAAAATACACTTTCAAACCCCAAAAAAAGCTTTGAGTTTGAGATCTACCTTCCCGAGAATAGCAAAATATTTGTCCAGAACAGCAATGGCAATGTGAGCATTTCTAAGATTCAGAGGGGTTCAATATACATAGTAAACGGAAAAGGCAACGTCACTGTGACCGATGCGAAAGCATCAATAGAGGTGAAAAATGGAGAGGGTAATGTGGCTCTTGACTATATATCTGGAAATTTTTCCATTAACAACGGCAATGGCAATATCAATCTTAAGGTAGAAAAAACAGGGACTTTCACTGTTACAGGCACAAAGGGGAACATAACTGCTAAAGTGGATGCGCTTGAAAGCTCCACAATGTCTTCTCTTATAACCTTGGGTGAAGGAGATATAAATTTCTTTGTAGGCAAAGATGTGAAAGCGCGCATAAAAGTCAATGCCAAGGGAAGACTTAAGTCAGATTTTAAAATGATAAGGGTTTCAGACTATCATTATATCAATATTGATTCGGGCATAAATTCAATTGAAATAGTAAATTACAAAGGTAATATAAGAGTTGCAAAGGATTATTAA